In Vibrio tritonius, the following are encoded in one genomic region:
- a CDS encoding FimV/HubP family polar landmark protein, producing MRQFFKRLLLPVAVAAVTQTSVVSAEGIRLLGPSGQVQSAPQYNSEVVRNTQAVAAENQPARFFGPTTARDTLWSIATELRPSTRVSVQQTLLAIYRLNPQAFENQNIHTLIPGSTLRIPSLAQVQRATTQEAVRVMQAHQARLANETRTPAPTTAPSTPVTQTPKSAVDTTTKAASTQTQVENTANKEAAILQKELTSSQSELLALEEKNHRLRLMLSDVQTEVTDLKQQLGDENRIRSEVEKLLAEEKLKREEAARLAPSSMDRLLSNTWLVAGLALIPGVLIALLIVMLLNRRAGKKEEETEILEQPAPVTDEPITLGDEPMDMDDDDLKLDEDLFGDSDDLGEEALFDDSVTDENEEEDLLSELSTDDIDFDLGDEDGEDLFAGIGDDGDLDDDLSNSVLEDEPAIGLDEMQRTLDEEADEAGSDIFDLSDDDDNSAISQDDIEDLLAGDTDEGEDLDSDSLDQSLLDELLASGESDPSDEEVDFSSFLDDDDAATTNELDLGEVALDDDNDLDLSDSLASDDELDSLFDNIESQADLETLEKEALDESELSAELATSEEEELLNQLLDEEAGGSDAPIVEDDSVALLDELLQEPEDLQHAEEDDDLLAKLETGETLDELLNEDDAEEDFDLSDDSIELLDEFIDEESSSNDLNLAEDPDLLAMEKESPEAGEDTDGVDLFDELLEIEQSTAEQEEPEQLEESEDPEEPFDSEHFIDDLISNVPEQDPLLGEFDFAADSEQARSDDEFDFNPEIEGTDSSTPEPVANEFGVPQADDWLIDDEDEIAPLEEDAIFDLAEQELPENSDRDELEESESQPQPELETLEPQVDLDSDAEEDAESSPEIEHEEESVLAHQQPEEQQEDEVAPDGVELDEVDTPSVVEDEQVIPEPLEDVAEAPVEAEEEVEPAAPAESEVVEDEFALDDDFDLGELELGDEELPEFTEEDALAAAADEPAEIAEAPVEAKEQVEPAAPAESEVAEDEFALDDDFDLGELELGDEALPEFTEEDALAAAADEPTEIAEAPVEAEEQVEPAAPAESEVAEDEFALDDDFDLGELELGDEELPEFTEEDALAAAADEPAEIAETPVEAKEQVEPAAPAESEVAEDEFALDDDFDLGELELGDEELLEFTEEDALASVADEPAEIAETPVEAEEQVEPAAPAESEVAEDEFALDDDFDLGELELGDEALPEFTEEDALAAAADEPAEIAEAPVEAEEQVEPAAPAESEVAEDEFALDDDFDLGELELGDEELPEFTEEDALAAAADEPAEIAESPVEAEEQVEPAAPAESEVAEDEFALDDFDLGDLELGDEELPEFTEEDALAAAADEPAEIAETPVEAKEQVETAAPAESEVAEDEFALDDDFDLGDLELGDEELPEFTEEDALASVADEPGETLTEDPITDDEFELADFEVGEDELPEFTEEDALAAAFGESDEHAAQADDNNVLSNDADLDDEQVLSNDQLGEADSEPSQEKVAKSAGEIEQEYQEQSLNNWLDETQSEQAPFRFDQPIDARTIDSAGMDLDAMLEVGGEDWNGFNLTPEQQAEIPDDVPAEEEAVWNDTIQNQSPEVAEENWGQQENIENYEPNKKYMTIDELMAQVEEDDERFNPDDEDLKLDVGLNEFPDVIGAISNVDVDLNAEAAGKLDLAKMYVEMNDNKGAIKLLEEAIVDGDDEIRRQAKHLIDVLNGRA from the coding sequence ATGCGTCAATTTTTTAAGCGTTTGCTATTGCCCGTTGCAGTAGCAGCCGTGACTCAGACTTCTGTTGTGAGTGCGGAGGGGATTCGTCTTCTCGGGCCGTCAGGCCAAGTTCAATCAGCCCCTCAATATAACAGTGAAGTCGTGCGTAATACGCAAGCTGTCGCTGCTGAAAATCAGCCAGCTCGATTTTTTGGTCCAACGACGGCCAGAGATACTTTATGGTCAATTGCGACAGAGTTACGACCTTCAACTCGAGTGTCTGTTCAACAGACGCTCCTAGCGATTTATCGTCTTAATCCTCAAGCGTTTGAAAATCAGAATATCCACACCCTGATACCGGGGAGTACTTTACGGATTCCATCATTAGCTCAAGTCCAAAGAGCAACGACTCAAGAAGCGGTGCGTGTAATGCAAGCGCATCAAGCTCGCTTAGCAAATGAGACGAGGACTCCGGCACCAACGACTGCGCCGTCAACGCCAGTAACACAAACACCAAAAAGTGCAGTTGATACCACGACAAAAGCTGCGTCAACTCAAACTCAAGTTGAAAATACTGCGAATAAAGAAGCGGCCATTTTACAAAAAGAACTCACAAGCTCTCAAAGTGAATTGTTGGCTCTGGAAGAAAAGAACCATCGTTTACGCCTAATGCTCAGCGATGTTCAAACAGAAGTGACCGATCTAAAACAGCAGTTAGGTGATGAAAACCGTATTCGTAGCGAAGTTGAAAAACTGCTAGCAGAGGAAAAACTGAAGCGAGAAGAAGCGGCTCGTTTAGCACCGTCGTCAATGGATCGTTTGTTATCCAATACTTGGCTGGTGGCCGGTTTGGCACTTATCCCTGGCGTACTTATTGCGTTACTGATTGTGATGCTGCTGAATCGTCGTGCAGGTAAAAAAGAAGAAGAAACAGAAATACTTGAGCAGCCAGCTCCCGTCACTGATGAGCCAATTACCCTTGGTGATGAACCAATGGATATGGATGATGATGATCTCAAGTTGGATGAAGATTTGTTCGGTGATTCAGATGATCTTGGAGAAGAAGCGCTCTTTGATGATTCAGTAACGGATGAGAACGAAGAGGAAGACCTGCTCTCTGAGCTGAGTACTGATGACATTGACTTTGATTTAGGGGATGAAGACGGGGAAGACCTCTTTGCCGGAATTGGTGATGATGGCGACCTTGATGATGACTTGTCGAATTCTGTTCTAGAAGATGAACCTGCAATTGGTTTGGATGAAATGCAGCGTACGCTGGATGAAGAAGCTGATGAGGCTGGTTCAGATATTTTCGACCTATCCGATGACGATGATAATTCAGCAATATCTCAAGATGACATTGAAGACCTGTTAGCTGGTGATACGGATGAGGGAGAAGATTTAGACTCCGACTCATTGGATCAATCTCTGCTTGATGAATTACTAGCAAGCGGAGAGAGTGACCCAAGTGATGAAGAGGTCGACTTTAGCTCTTTCCTTGACGACGATGATGCAGCTACTACCAATGAATTGGATTTAGGCGAAGTTGCATTAGATGATGATAACGATCTCGACTTAAGTGACAGCTTAGCGTCTGACGATGAATTAGATTCGTTATTCGACAACATAGAATCACAAGCAGATCTTGAGACGTTAGAAAAAGAAGCTCTTGATGAAAGTGAATTAAGTGCTGAATTGGCAACATCTGAGGAAGAGGAGTTACTAAATCAGTTACTTGATGAAGAAGCTGGTGGCTCAGATGCGCCAATCGTAGAAGATGATAGTGTCGCACTGCTTGATGAGCTATTACAAGAGCCGGAAGATCTACAGCATGCTGAAGAGGATGATGATCTTCTCGCCAAGCTCGAGACCGGCGAGACACTTGATGAGCTTCTAAATGAAGATGATGCGGAAGAGGATTTCGATCTATCCGATGACAGTATTGAGCTTTTAGATGAGTTTATTGATGAAGAGTCTTCTAGTAATGATTTGAATTTGGCCGAAGATCCTGATCTCTTGGCGATGGAGAAAGAGTCTCCGGAAGCGGGTGAGGATACCGATGGCGTAGATCTGTTTGATGAATTGCTTGAGATTGAACAATCGACGGCAGAACAAGAAGAGCCGGAACAATTAGAAGAATCAGAAGATCCAGAAGAGCCTTTTGATAGCGAACACTTTATTGATGATTTGATTAGTAACGTTCCCGAGCAAGATCCACTGCTAGGTGAGTTTGATTTTGCCGCGGATTCAGAACAGGCTCGTTCAGATGATGAGTTTGATTTCAATCCTGAAATTGAAGGGACGGATTCTAGTACACCAGAGCCGGTGGCCAACGAATTTGGTGTCCCTCAAGCAGACGATTGGTTAATCGATGACGAGGACGAAATCGCGCCTCTTGAAGAAGATGCCATCTTTGATTTGGCTGAGCAAGAGCTGCCTGAAAACAGTGACCGAGACGAATTAGAAGAGAGCGAGAGCCAACCTCAGCCAGAATTGGAAACTCTTGAACCGCAAGTTGATTTGGATTCTGATGCGGAGGAAGACGCAGAATCTTCGCCTGAAATAGAGCATGAAGAAGAGTCAGTCCTTGCTCATCAACAGCCCGAGGAACAACAAGAAGATGAAGTTGCTCCGGACGGAGTTGAACTGGATGAGGTAGACACTCCTAGCGTTGTTGAAGATGAACAAGTTATTCCTGAACCACTGGAAGATGTGGCTGAAGCGCCTGTGGAAGCGGAAGAGGAAGTTGAGCCTGCCGCACCTGCTGAATCGGAAGTGGTGGAAGATGAATTCGCGTTAGACGACGATTTTGACCTAGGCGAGCTTGAATTAGGTGACGAAGAGCTACCTGAGTTTACCGAAGAAGATGCATTAGCTGCAGCGGCAGATGAGCCAGCAGAAATCGCTGAAGCGCCTGTTGAGGCTAAAGAGCAAGTTGAGCCTGCCGCACCTGCTGAATCGGAAGTGGCGGAAGATGAATTCGCGTTAGACGACGATTTTGACCTAGGCGAGCTTGAATTAGGTGATGAAGCGTTACCTGAGTTTACCGAAGAGGATGCATTAGCTGCAGCGGCAGATGAGCCAACAGAAATCGCTGAAGCGCCTGTTGAAGCAGAAGAGCAAGTTGAGCCTGCCGCACCTGCTGAATCGGAAGTAGCGGAAGATGAATTCGCGTTAGACGACGATTTTGACCTAGGCGAGCTTGAATTAGGTGACGAAGAGCTACCTGAGTTTACCGAAGAAGATGCATTAGCTGCAGCGGCAGATGAGCCAGCAGAAATCGCTGAAACGCCTGTTGAGGCTAAAGAGCAAGTTGAGCCTGCCGCACCTGCTGAATCGGAAGTGGCGGAAGATGAATTCGCGTTAGACGACGATTTTGACCTAGGCGAGCTTGAATTAGGTGATGAAGAGTTACTTGAATTTACTGAAGAAGATGCATTAGCTTCAGTAGCAGACGAGCCAGCAGAAATCGCTGAAACGCCTGTGGAAGCAGAAGAGCAAGTTGAGCCAGCCGCACCAGCTGAATCGGAAGTGGCGGAAGATGAATTCGCGTTAGACGACGATTTTGACCTAGGCGAGCTTGAATTAGGTGATGAAGCGTTACCTGAGTTTACCGAAGAGGATGCATTAGCTGCAGCGGCAGATGAGCCAGCAGAAATCGCTGAAGCGCCTGTTGAAGCAGAAGAGCAAGTTGAGCCTGCCGCACCTGCTGAATCGGAAGTGGCGGAAGATGAATTCGCGTTAGACGACGATTTTGACTTAGGCGAGCTTGAATTAGGTGACGAAGAGCTACCTGAGTTTACCGAAGAAGATGCATTAGCCGCAGCGGCAGATGAGCCAGCAGAAATCGCTGAATCGCCTGTTGAAGCAGAAGAGCAAGTTGAACCTGCCGCACCTGCTGAATCGGAAGTCGCGGAAGATGAATTCGCGTTAGACGACTTTGACCTAGGCGATCTTGAATTAGGTGATGAAGAGTTACCTGAGTTTACCGAAGAAGATGCATTAGCTGCAGCGGCAGATGAGCCAGCAGAAATCGCTGAAACACCTGTTGAGGCTAAAGAGCAAGTAGAGACCGCCGCACCTGCTGAATCGGAAGTAGCGGAAGATGAGTTCGCGTTAGACGACGATTTTGACCTAGGCGATCTTGAATTAGGTGATGAAGAGTTACCTGAATTTACCGAAGAGGATGCATTAGCTTCAGTAGCAGACGAGCCTGGAGAAACTTTAACGGAAGATCCGATTACAGATGATGAGTTTGAATTAGCGGACTTTGAAGTTGGTGAGGATGAGCTTCCTGAATTCACTGAAGAAGATGCCTTAGCTGCTGCATTTGGCGAGTCAGATGAACATGCCGCTCAAGCGGATGACAATAATGTTCTATCGAATGATGCAGATTTAGATGACGAACAAGTGTTATCTAATGATCAGCTTGGTGAAGCGGATTCTGAGCCCTCACAAGAGAAAGTTGCAAAATCTGCTGGAGAGATTGAACAAGAGTACCAAGAACAATCTCTCAATAACTGGTTAGATGAAACGCAAAGTGAACAAGCTCCATTCCGTTTTGACCAGCCTATCGACGCGCGTACGATTGATAGTGCAGGTATGGACCTCGACGCTATGTTGGAAGTGGGAGGAGAAGATTGGAATGGTTTTAATCTCACTCCAGAGCAACAGGCTGAGATTCCAGATGACGTACCAGCAGAAGAAGAAGCGGTATGGAATGACACAATTCAGAATCAATCACCAGAAGTGGCTGAAGAGAATTGGGGCCAACAAGAAAACATCGAAAATTATGAACCGAATAAAAAGTACATGACAATCGATGAGTTGATGGCTCAAGTGGAAGAAGACGATGAACGCTTTAATCCAGATGATGAAGATCTCAAATTGGATGTCGGTTTAAATGAGTTTCCTGATGTGATTGGCGCGATATCTAATGTTGATGTCGATCTAAACGCAGAAGCTGCAGGAAAACTGGATCTCGCCAAAATGTACGTTGAAATGAACGATAATAAAGGTGCGATAAAGCTTCTAGAAGAAGCGATTGTTGATGGAGATGACGAAATTCGTCGTCAAGCGAAACACCTAATCGATGTTCTTAATGGGCGCGCGTAA
- the nagE gene encoding N-acetylglucosamine-specific PTS transporter subunit IIBC, with amino-acid sequence MNVLGYAQKLGKALMLPIATLPVAALLLRLGQGDLLDIPFMAAAGGAIFENLPLLFGLGIAVGLSVDGAGAAGIAGAVAYFVLTATTKTIDSTINMSFFGGIFAGIIAGHSYNAFHNTRLPEWLAFFSGKRLVPIVAGVFSVIAGAILGQIWPSIQSGLDSLAHGIANSGSIGEFAYGLLNRALIPVGLHHVLNSYFWFGMGSCQEVLVSGAHSMGQALPALTKLCVDPTLAKSLVAGQEHTFQFNNVVTPEVTAVVNQVTETVKTGDLNRFFGGDLSAGKFMNGFFPVMMFGLPGAALAMYLAAPAEKRSQVGGVLFSVAFCAFLTGITEPLEFLFVFLAPALYALHAVFTGLSLVVANMFGTLDGFGFSAGLIDFVLNWGLATKPVTLLVIGIVFFFIYFVTFSFAIKVFKLKTPGREDDTASESSASVAKQSKDGLAKQYLKALGGHENLANIDACITRLRLTVNDMSVIDEQTLKSLGAMGVVKLGNNNLQVVLGPLAEIVAGEMKSIDPNEDLSNVTLP; translated from the coding sequence GTGAACGTTTTAGGTTATGCACAAAAGTTGGGTAAGGCGTTAATGCTGCCGATCGCCACTTTACCCGTTGCCGCCTTATTGCTGCGATTAGGACAGGGAGATCTGTTAGATATCCCATTTATGGCAGCTGCTGGTGGGGCTATTTTTGAAAATCTTCCTCTATTATTTGGTTTGGGGATTGCTGTTGGTTTGTCTGTTGATGGTGCTGGTGCCGCTGGCATTGCTGGTGCCGTTGCGTATTTTGTATTGACAGCCACGACTAAAACCATTGATAGCACGATCAATATGTCGTTCTTTGGTGGTATTTTTGCCGGTATCATTGCTGGTCACTCTTATAACGCTTTTCATAATACTCGCCTGCCTGAATGGTTAGCCTTTTTCTCTGGTAAACGTTTAGTGCCTATCGTGGCAGGGGTGTTTTCTGTTATCGCGGGTGCAATTTTGGGACAAATTTGGCCTAGCATTCAGTCGGGTCTAGACAGTTTGGCGCATGGTATCGCTAACTCTGGTTCTATTGGTGAGTTTGCATACGGCTTGTTAAACCGAGCCTTGATTCCGGTGGGATTACACCATGTACTGAACTCTTATTTCTGGTTTGGTATGGGCAGCTGTCAGGAAGTGTTGGTTTCTGGTGCTCATTCAATGGGGCAGGCGCTACCAGCATTGACTAAGTTGTGTGTAGACCCAACGTTGGCGAAATCGCTAGTGGCTGGTCAGGAACATACTTTCCAATTTAATAATGTCGTGACGCCAGAAGTGACCGCTGTGGTGAATCAAGTGACCGAAACCGTGAAAACCGGTGACTTAAACCGCTTCTTTGGCGGTGATTTAAGTGCTGGTAAATTCATGAATGGTTTCTTCCCTGTAATGATGTTTGGTCTGCCTGGTGCGGCATTGGCAATGTATCTAGCAGCGCCAGCAGAGAAACGCAGCCAAGTGGGTGGTGTGTTATTTTCTGTGGCTTTCTGTGCGTTCCTAACGGGTATTACAGAGCCGCTAGAGTTTCTATTTGTTTTCTTAGCTCCAGCGCTCTATGCATTGCATGCTGTGTTTACTGGTCTTTCTCTCGTGGTCGCCAATATGTTTGGCACGTTAGATGGATTTGGTTTCTCAGCCGGTTTAATTGACTTTGTACTTAACTGGGGTCTAGCGACTAAGCCTGTCACTTTATTGGTTATCGGTATTGTATTCTTCTTCATCTACTTTGTTACGTTCTCGTTTGCTATCAAAGTATTTAAGTTGAAAACGCCAGGCCGTGAAGATGATACTGCATCGGAGTCATCAGCTTCGGTTGCTAAACAGTCCAAAGATGGTTTAGCAAAACAGTATCTTAAAGCACTTGGCGGCCATGAAAACCTAGCAAATATCGATGCGTGTATTACACGCTTGCGTTTGACCGTGAACGACATGAGCGTTATTGATGAACAAACATTGAAATCGTTAGGTGCGATGGGCGTGGTGAAATTAGGTAATAACAATCTTCAAGTGGTGCTTGGCCCACTAGCTGAAATTGTGGCTGGTGAGATGAAATCTATTGATCCAAATGAAGACTTATCTAATGTGACATTGCCATAA
- the glnS gene encoding glutamine--tRNA ligase: MSEAEARPSNFIRQIIDKDLADGKHNSVHTRFPPEPNGYLHIGHAKSICLNFGIAQDYQGQCNLRFDDTNPEKEDLEYVESIKQDVKWLGFEWSGEPHYSSDYFDKLYEYAVELINKGLAYVEELSPEQIREYRGSLTEPGKHSPYRDRSVEENLALFEKMRTGGFAEGTACLRAKIDMASSFIVLRDPVLYRVRFADHHQTGDKWCIYPMYDFTHCISDALEGITHSLCTLEFQDNRRLYDWVLDNISIDCHPRQYEFSRLNLEYTVMSKRKLNQLVTEKLVNGWDDPRMPTISGLRRRGFTPESMREFCKRIGVTKQDNMIEYGSLESCIRDDLNERAPRAMAVLDPVKIVIENYDADKVEMLNIHNHPNKPEMGDREVPFTREVWIERDDFREEANKKYKRLVLGKEVRLRGAYVIKAERIEKDEQGNITTIYCTYDADTLGANPADGRKVKGVIHWVSVAKALPAEIRLYERLFTVPNPAAAANFADTINPESLVKVQGFVEPSLAEAKPEFGYQFERIGYFCADNKDSKADALVFNRTVGLRDTWAKIDAA; encoded by the coding sequence ATGAGTGAAGCTGAGGCTCGTCCATCGAACTTCATTCGCCAAATCATCGACAAAGATTTAGCGGATGGTAAACACAATAGCGTGCATACTCGTTTCCCACCAGAACCAAATGGTTATCTGCATATTGGGCACGCTAAATCTATCTGTTTGAACTTTGGTATTGCTCAGGACTATCAGGGACAGTGTAACCTTCGTTTTGATGACACTAACCCAGAAAAAGAAGATCTCGAATACGTTGAGTCGATTAAACAAGATGTAAAATGGTTAGGCTTTGAATGGTCTGGAGAGCCTCATTACTCTTCTGATTACTTTGATAAGCTATACGAATATGCAGTTGAATTGATTAACAAAGGCTTAGCGTATGTTGAAGAGCTAAGTCCTGAGCAGATTCGTGAGTACCGTGGTTCATTAACTGAACCAGGTAAACACAGTCCATACCGCGACCGTAGCGTAGAAGAAAACCTCGCGTTGTTTGAAAAAATGCGTACAGGTGGTTTTGCTGAAGGTACGGCATGTTTGCGTGCAAAAATCGATATGGCTTCTTCTTTTATCGTTTTACGTGATCCAGTTCTTTACCGCGTTCGTTTTGCTGACCATCATCAAACCGGTGATAAATGGTGCATTTACCCAATGTACGATTTTACTCACTGTATTTCAGATGCGTTGGAAGGCATTACTCACTCTTTGTGTACACTAGAGTTCCAAGATAACCGTCGTCTTTACGATTGGGTTTTAGACAATATCTCGATTGATTGTCATCCCCGTCAGTACGAATTCAGTCGTCTAAACCTAGAATACACAGTGATGTCTAAGCGTAAGCTTAACCAGTTGGTGACTGAAAAATTGGTTAACGGCTGGGATGATCCTCGTATGCCAACGATTTCTGGCCTACGTCGTCGAGGTTTTACTCCAGAGTCTATGCGAGAGTTCTGTAAGCGTATTGGTGTTACTAAACAAGACAACATGATTGAGTACGGCTCACTGGAATCTTGTATTCGTGATGACCTAAATGAACGTGCTCCACGCGCAATGGCTGTGCTAGATCCAGTTAAAATCGTTATTGAAAACTACGATGCCGATAAAGTTGAGATGCTAAACATCCATAACCATCCAAATAAGCCTGAAATGGGCGATCGCGAAGTGCCATTCACTCGTGAGGTTTGGATTGAGCGTGACGACTTCCGCGAAGAAGCAAACAAAAAATACAAACGTTTGGTTTTAGGCAAAGAAGTGCGTCTACGTGGTGCATACGTGATCAAAGCTGAGCGCATCGAGAAAGATGAGCAAGGTAATATCACCACTATTTACTGTACGTACGATGCCGACACACTAGGTGCTAACCCTGCGGATGGTCGTAAAGTGAAAGGTGTTATTCATTGGGTATCTGTTGCTAAAGCACTTCCTGCTGAAATTCGTCTTTACGAACGTTTGTTTACTGTACCTAACCCTGCTGCAGCGGCGAACTTTGCTGATACGATTAACCCTGAATCATTGGTTAAAGTTCAAGGTTTTGTCGAACCAAGCCTTGCGGAAGCAAAACCTGAGTTTGGTTATCAGTTTGAACGAATTGGTTACTTCTGCGCAGATAACAAAGATTCTAAAGCCGATGCTTTGGTCTTCAACCGCACAGTTGGTCTGCGTGATACTTGGGCCAAAATTGATGCAGCGTAA
- the nagC gene encoding DNA-binding transcriptional regulator NagC translates to MNGGQIGNVDLVKQLNSAAVYRLIDQQGPISRIQVADVSQLAPASVTKITRQLLERGLIKEVAQQASTGGRRAISLETETKPFHSVAVRLGRDYIQLGLYDLSGNELSSSNQDFPYSDQHQLVEGLIQFIDQFIEHHQSQIQQLIAIGIALPGLVNPESGVVEYMPHVDVDTMAIGDTVRDHFQVECFVGNDVRGMALAEHYFGASQDCQDSILISVHRGAGAGIIVNGQVFLGHNRNVGEIGHIQIDPLGEQCQCGNFGCLETVAANPAIVRLVKKRVAQGYPTSLADEPKITIDTICEHALAGDELASQALIKVGNYLGKAVAITVNLFNPQKIVIAGQITQAQELIFPAIYRNVANQSLGVFHRQLPIVVSQIDKQPTLSAFAMIKRAMLNGVLLQKLLEN, encoded by the coding sequence ATGAATGGCGGACAAATCGGCAACGTAGATCTTGTAAAACAATTAAATAGCGCAGCGGTATATCGCTTAATTGATCAACAAGGACCCATTTCTCGAATTCAAGTTGCCGATGTTAGTCAACTGGCACCGGCGAGTGTCACCAAAATCACTCGCCAACTGCTAGAGCGTGGTCTGATAAAAGAAGTAGCGCAACAGGCATCTACCGGCGGCAGGCGTGCAATTTCGTTAGAAACAGAAACCAAGCCTTTCCACTCTGTTGCAGTACGTCTTGGGCGTGACTATATCCAATTGGGGCTTTACGATCTTAGCGGTAATGAGCTTTCTTCTTCAAATCAGGACTTCCCCTATTCTGATCAACATCAATTGGTCGAAGGGCTGATTCAATTTATTGATCAGTTTATTGAACATCATCAATCACAAATTCAACAGTTAATCGCCATTGGTATTGCCCTACCAGGATTGGTCAACCCAGAAAGCGGCGTGGTTGAATATATGCCTCACGTTGATGTAGATACCATGGCAATTGGTGATACCGTTCGTGACCATTTTCAGGTCGAGTGTTTTGTGGGTAACGATGTAAGAGGTATGGCTTTAGCAGAGCATTACTTTGGTGCGAGCCAAGATTGCCAAGATTCGATCTTGATCAGTGTTCATCGTGGCGCAGGCGCAGGAATCATTGTCAATGGGCAAGTGTTCCTTGGCCATAATCGTAATGTTGGGGAGATTGGTCATATACAGATCGATCCCCTCGGAGAACAGTGTCAATGCGGTAACTTTGGCTGTTTAGAAACCGTCGCGGCAAACCCTGCCATCGTCCGCTTAGTCAAGAAACGAGTTGCTCAAGGCTATCCAACATCGTTAGCTGATGAACCCAAGATCACCATCGATACCATTTGTGAACACGCTTTAGCCGGTGATGAACTGGCAAGCCAAGCACTAATCAAAGTGGGTAACTATCTTGGTAAAGCAGTCGCCATTACCGTTAATCTATTCAACCCACAAAAAATTGTAATTGCAGGTCAAATTACCCAAGCTCAAGAACTGATTTTCCCAGCCATCTACCGTAACGTGGCCAATCAATCGCTTGGTGTATTCCATCGTCAATTACCCATTGTTGTTTCACAAATAGATAAACAACCGACCTTGAGTGCGTTTGCAATGATCAAACGTGCGATGCTAAATGGCGTACTACTCCAAAAGCTACTGGAAAATTAA
- the nagA gene encoding N-acetylglucosamine-6-phosphate deacetylase, translating into MKYALVNGIIYTGYDRLTQHAVVINNDSITQICAQQDLPADIDQIDVKGAIVAPGFIDLQLNGCGGVMFNDDISTHALDVMHNANLKSGCTSFLPTFITSSDADMLKAIEETRQYMAEHPNQVLGLHLEGPYLNPEKKGIHNIDYVRTSDQTMIDTICANHDVIAKVTMAPEVNDHKHIKQLAETGIVVSLGHTNCTYQQARAGFASGMTFATHLFNAMSSIAGREPGAVGAVYDSPDIYTGIIADGFHVDYANIRIAKKIKQDKLILVTDATAPAGAEMDYFIFVGKKVYYRDGKCVDEHGTLGGSALTMIQAVKNAVEHVGIALDEALRMATLYPARAMKLDHKLGKLAPDTIANLAIFDQDFQVQATIVNGKYEQI; encoded by the coding sequence ATGAAGTACGCGTTGGTTAACGGCATTATTTATACTGGCTATGATAGATTAACCCAACATGCAGTGGTGATTAATAATGACAGCATTACTCAAATATGCGCTCAACAAGACTTGCCAGCAGATATTGACCAGATTGACGTCAAAGGAGCAATTGTTGCTCCCGGTTTTATCGACTTGCAACTGAATGGTTGTGGCGGAGTGATGTTTAATGATGATATTTCAACTCATGCTCTGGATGTCATGCATAATGCCAACCTGAAATCCGGCTGTACCAGCTTCTTGCCGACCTTTATCACTTCATCCGACGCCGATATGCTCAAAGCCATAGAGGAAACTCGTCAATATATGGCTGAACATCCAAACCAAGTGTTAGGTTTGCATCTAGAAGGCCCTTATCTCAACCCCGAGAAGAAAGGCATTCACAATATCGATTACGTGCGTACTTCTGACCAAACAATGATCGACACAATCTGCGCCAACCACGATGTGATTGCCAAAGTGACCATGGCACCGGAGGTCAATGACCATAAGCACATTAAACAACTTGCTGAAACAGGCATCGTAGTCTCACTTGGACACACCAACTGTACCTACCAACAAGCCAGAGCTGGTTTTGCCTCAGGAATGACGTTTGCAACGCATCTTTTTAATGCGATGTCCTCGATTGCGGGTCGTGAGCCGGGTGCTGTTGGTGCTGTTTATGACTCTCCTGATATCTACACAGGCATTATCGCAGATGGTTTCCATGTCGATTATGCAAACATCCGAATTGCGAAGAAAATCAAACAAGATAAGCTTATATTAGTGACCGATGCCACAGCTCCCGCAGGCGCTGAAATGGATTACTTTATTTTTGTAGGTAAGAAAGTATATTACCGAGATGGTAAGTGTGTTGATGAACATGGCACACTTGGTGGTTCAGCGCTCACCATGATTCAAGCGGTGAAAAATGCAGTTGAACACGTAGGGATCGCTTTAGATGAAGCTTTGCGGATGGCAACACTCTATCCCGCCAGAGCGATGAAACTTGATCATAAACTGGGCAAACTCGCACCAGACACCATCGCTAACCTCGCGATTTTCGATCAAGACTTTCAGGTTCAAGCGACAATAGTTAACGGTAAGTATGAGCAAATTTAG